A region from the Andrena cerasifolii isolate SP2316 chromosome 9, iyAndCera1_principal, whole genome shotgun sequence genome encodes:
- the Ndfip gene encoding nedd4 family interacting protein isoform X2 → MIVYTRTRPSQAHNNSSGEPSSQNEIPTLTVALPVIQNDVISHLGNIAAGQTSIEARMAEGEEIPPPKADFSAPPPYEVATKLPSYEEVQREKTLQGEPHPQIHMPGNIRAPQQPLTILAIDTETAEGDPESGLLGTDFMFFTAFLVAFVFNWIGFLLLMCFCHTIASRYGALSGFGLSLTKWTLIVKHSTDLASRENSWLWWLVMGLGVLICARAIVQYLNIKRGWRLLPGSAQERLLLFY, encoded by the exons ATGATTGTTTATACGCGAACAAGG CCTTCGCAAGCACACAATAATTCGAGTGGAGAACCCTCGTCTCAAAATGAGATACCTACGTTAACCGTGGCACTACCGGTTATACAGAACGATGTAATTAGTCACTTGGGGAACATTGCCGCAGGACAAACCTCGATCGAAGCCAGAATG GCCGAAGGGGAAGAAATACCGCCTCCAAAGGCAGACTTCTCAGCTCCACCACCTTACGAAGTAGCTACAAAGTTACCGAGCTATGAAGAAGTTCAGCGCGAGAAAACTTTGCAAGGCGAACCACACCCTCAAATACACATG CCTGGCAATATCAGAGCACCACAGCAGCCTTTAACGATTCTTGCTATAGATACCGAGACTGCAGAAGGGGATCCAGAAAGTGGCTTACTCGGTACCGATTTTATGTTCTTTACAGCATTTTTGG TTGCATTTGTGTTCAACTGGATTGGATTTTTGCTCCTGATGTGCTTTTGTCATACAATCGCATCTCGATACGGAGCATTATCTGGCTTCGGCTTGTCCTTGACAAAGTGGACATTGATCGTTAAACATTCCACTGACCTTGCATCGCGTGAAAATTCATGGCTGTGGTGGCTGGTAATGGGACTCG GAGTTTTGATTTGCGCACGGGCAATCGTTCAATACTTGAACATCAAGCGTGGTTGGAGATTACTACCCGGAAGTGCACAGGAACGCTTGCTCCTTTTCTATTAA
- the Ndfip gene encoding nedd4 family interacting protein isoform X1 — protein sequence MDSNIRYNMPSQAHNNSSGEPSSQNEIPTLTVALPVIQNDVISHLGNIAAGQTSIEARMAEGEEIPPPKADFSAPPPYEVATKLPSYEEVQREKTLQGEPHPQIHMPGNIRAPQQPLTILAIDTETAEGDPESGLLGTDFMFFTAFLVAFVFNWIGFLLLMCFCHTIASRYGALSGFGLSLTKWTLIVKHSTDLASRENSWLWWLVMGLGVLICARAIVQYLNIKRGWRLLPGSAQERLLLFY from the exons ATGGATAGTAATATTCGTTATAATATG CCTTCGCAAGCACACAATAATTCGAGTGGAGAACCCTCGTCTCAAAATGAGATACCTACGTTAACCGTGGCACTACCGGTTATACAGAACGATGTAATTAGTCACTTGGGGAACATTGCCGCAGGACAAACCTCGATCGAAGCCAGAATG GCCGAAGGGGAAGAAATACCGCCTCCAAAGGCAGACTTCTCAGCTCCACCACCTTACGAAGTAGCTACAAAGTTACCGAGCTATGAAGAAGTTCAGCGCGAGAAAACTTTGCAAGGCGAACCACACCCTCAAATACACATG CCTGGCAATATCAGAGCACCACAGCAGCCTTTAACGATTCTTGCTATAGATACCGAGACTGCAGAAGGGGATCCAGAAAGTGGCTTACTCGGTACCGATTTTATGTTCTTTACAGCATTTTTGG TTGCATTTGTGTTCAACTGGATTGGATTTTTGCTCCTGATGTGCTTTTGTCATACAATCGCATCTCGATACGGAGCATTATCTGGCTTCGGCTTGTCCTTGACAAAGTGGACATTGATCGTTAAACATTCCACTGACCTTGCATCGCGTGAAAATTCATGGCTGTGGTGGCTGGTAATGGGACTCG GAGTTTTGATTTGCGCACGGGCAATCGTTCAATACTTGAACATCAAGCGTGGTTGGAGATTACTACCCGGAAGTGCACAGGAACGCTTGCTCCTTTTCTATTAA